A single Salmo trutta chromosome 14, fSalTru1.1, whole genome shotgun sequence DNA region contains:
- the LOC115207695 gene encoding plexin-A2 isoform X3, whose product MTEGSPILRDMAFSLDRNSLYIMSDNQVTQVPVEACEQYGTCGECLSSEDPHCGWCVLLNMCARRDQCQRAEEPFRFATNIERCVKVIAHPDSIAVSAHSVPLLLEVSNVPDLSTGITCLFGEQTEVEGHVNGNRVMCLSPSGKEVPHIPEGQDWLGVALRLNSKETGQMLGSTEVKFYNCSMHHTCLSCVNSSFRCHWCKYRNLCTHNPFSCSFQEGRVNASEDCPQLLHSGEILIPAGEVRPITLRARNLPQPQSGQRGYECVLHVQGINHRVTALRFNSSSVQCQNSSYIYEGVRISDLAVDLSIIWNGNFIIDNPDKIKVHLYKCGAQRDSCGMCLRAERKFQCGWCSGEGRCTMRQHCLPISPYASRWLNVSTRNVKCTNPRITEVSPVAGPPEGGTLVTIQGLNLGLSFSELVGNVEVAGVQCTPQEEGYITAEQIVCKMASTSQGSAPGPVQLCVGECRPELRTQSSQLYSFETPTMVGLTPGRGPESGGTKVTIVGENLGAGSSVNVTFGNQTCELYRRTMSEIVCFSAPSVTGATLVQVSLSVDLAMVPGSLGFEYIEDPTVQRIEPEWSITSGHTTLMVTGTNLDVVQEPRVRVKYAGHESVNVCKVLNTTTIICFAPSLKAEYTLEQESVKHVEEFGFVFNNVQALLTYNSTSFIYYPNPYLEPLSLSGVLEQKPGSPIILKGRNLVPSASGGARLNYTVLIGDTPCSLTVSDTQLLCEPPNLTGQHKVLVQVGGLHISPGAVHIRSDSLLTLPAIFSITAGGGLLLIIVIIVLLAYRRKSHENDLTLKRLQMQMDTLESRVALECKEAFAELQTDINELTSDLDRAGIPHLDYRTYTMRVLFPGIDDHPVLRELEVSGSGQQGMEKALKQFAQLVDNKVFLLTFIHTLELQRSFSMRDRGYVASLIMTALQGRLEYATDVLKHLLSDLIERNMESKNHPKLLLRRTESVAEKMLTNWFAFLLHKFLKECAGEPLFMLYCAIKQQMEKGPIDCITGEARYSLSEDKLIRQQIEYKTLTLSCVNPDNENSPEIPVKALNCDTITQVKEKILDAVCRNMHFSQRPRAADMDLEWRQGRSARVVLQDEDITTKIEGDWKRLNTLMHYQVSDRCVVALVPKQMSSHNLPSSASFPRSISRYDVPFRSNPTSPDSPHSRMPMLTPDMESGVKVWHLVKNHDHGDQKEGERGSKMVSEIYLTRLLATKGTLQKFVDDLFETLFSTVCWGSALPLAIKYMFDFLDEQADKHGIHDMDVRHTWKSNCLPLRFWVNVIKNPQFVFDIHKSSITDACLSVVAQTFMDSCSTSEHRLGKDSPSTKLLYAKDIPHYKSWVERYYADINRLPAISDQDMNAYLAEQARLHSNEFNVLSALHEIYAYVSKYSQEIIEALEQDEQAQKQRLAYKLEQIIAAMSVES is encoded by the exons GTGACCCAGGTCCCAGTGGAGGCCTGTGAGCAGTATGGGACCTGTGGAGAGTGTCTGAGCTCTGAGGATCCTCACTGCGGCTGGTGTGTCCTGCTCAACAT GTGTGCCAGAAGAGACCAATGCCAGAGAGCAGAGGAGCCCTTCCGGTTCGCCACTAATATCGAACGTTGTGTGAAAGTTATCGCTCACCCAGACAGCATTGCCGTGTCAGCACACAGTGTGCCT CTCCTGCTGGAGGTGAGCAATGTACCTGACCTCTCAACTGGGATCACCTGTTTATTTGGAGAGCAGACCGAGGTGGAGGGCCATGTCAATGGCAACAGAGTCATGTGCCTGTCCCCATCTGGCAAAGAGGTCCCACACATACCTGAAGGACAAG ACTGGTTGGGTGTTGCGCTGCGTCTGAACTCTAAGGAGACAGGTCAAATGCTGGGCAGTACAGAGGTCAAGTTCTATAACTGCAGCATGCATCACAC GTGtctgtcctgtgtgaacagtTCCTTCCGCTGCCACTGGTGTAAATATCGCAACCTGTGTACCCACAATCCCTTCAGTTGCTCCTTTCAGGAGGGCCGGGTCAACGCCTCAGAG GACTGCCCCCAGCTGCTGCATTCTGGGGAGATCCTGATCCCAGCAGGGGAGGTGAGACCCATCACCCTGAGGGCCCGGAACCTTCCACAGCCCCAGTCTGGCCAGCGGGGGTACGAGTGTGTGCTCCACGTCCAGGGAATCAACCACCGTGTCACTGCCCTGCGCTTCAACAGCTCCAGTGTGCAGTGCCAGAACAGCTCG tacatatatgagggtgtgaggatcagtgacctggcagtggaCCTCTCCATCATTTGGAATGGCAATTTCATCATCGACAATCCAGATAAGATTAAAG TGCACCTGTATAAGTGTGGTGCCCAGCGGGACAGCTGTGGCATGTGTCTGCGGGCTGAGAGGAAGTTCCAGTGTGGCTGGTGCAGTGGAGAAGGCCGTTGCACCATGAGGCAGCACTGCCTGCCCATCAGCCCCTATGCCAGCCGCTGGCTCAACGTGTCCACCAGGAACGTTAAGTGTACCAACCCACGCATAACTGAG GTGAGCCCAGTGGCAGGGCCTCCAGAGGGGGGAACACTGGTCACCATCCAGGGCCTGAACTTGGGCCTGTCCTTCTCTGAGCTGGTGGGCAACGTGGAGGTGGCAGGGGTTCAGTGTACCCCACAGGAAGAGGGCTACATCACTGCAGAACA gATTGTGTGTAAAATGGCCTCTACGTCTCAGGGAAGTGCACCTGGTCCAGTCCAGCTGTGTGTTGGTGAATGTAGACCAGAACTACGAACTCAGTCCTCCCAGCTCTATTCCTTTGAG ACCCCTACCATGGTGGGACTGACCCCTGGCCGAGGGCCTGAGTCTGGGGGCACTAAGGTCACCATCGTGGGGGAGAACCTGGGTGCTGGGAGCAGTGTGAACGTTACCTTTGGAAACCAGACTTGTGAGCTGTACAG GCGGACCATGTCGGAGATCGTGTGTTTCTCGGCACCCTCTGTGACGGGCGCCACCCTGGTGCAGGTCAGCCTCAGTGTAGATCTGGCCATGGTGCCAGGAAGCCTGGGCTTTGAGTACATCGAGGATCCCACAGTCCAGCGCATCGAGCCAGAGTGGAGCATCACTAG TGGACACACTACCCTGATGGTGACCGGGACCAACCTGGATGTGGTGCAGGAGCCGAGGGTCAGGGTCAAGTACGCCGGCCACGAGTCTGTCAAC GTGTGTAAGGTGCTCAACACCACCACGATAATCTGCTTCGCTCCCTCCCTGAAGGCAGAGTACACACTGGAGCAGGAGTCAGTGAAACACGTGGAAGAGTTTGGTTTTGTTTTCAACAATGTGCAGGCCCTGCTCACCTACAACAGTACAAGCTTCATCTACTACCCCAACCCTTACCTGGAGCCCCTCAGCTTGTCTGGGGTGCTGGAGCAGAAACCTGGCTCCCCCATCATACTCAAG GGGCGCAACCTGGTGCCCTCAGCATCTGGAGGGGCCAGGCTGAACTACACCGTGCTGATCGGGGACACACCCTGCTCCCTCACCGTCTCTGACACACAGCTCCTCTGTGAGCCCCCAAACCTCACAGGCCAGCACAAAGTCCTG GTCCAGGTGGGTGGTCTCCACATCTCTCCTGGTGCAGTCCACATCCGTTCAGACAGCCTGCTCACCCTCCCCGCCATCTTCAGCATCACGGCTGGAGGAGGCCTGCTgctcatcatcgtcatcattgTCCTATTGGCCTACAGACGAAAGTCACACGAGAATGACCTCACTCTCAAACGCCTGCAGATGCAGATGGACACCCTGGAGTCCCGGGTGGCTCTGGAGTGCAAGGAGG CGTTCGCTGAGCTGCAGACTGACATCAACGAGTTGACCAGTGACCTGGACAGGGCTGGGATCCCCCATCTGGACTACCGCACCTATACCATGAGGGTCCTCTTCCCTGGCATTGATGACCATCCGGTACTCAGGGAGCTGGAG gtgtctgGAAGCGGGCAGCAGGGTATGGAGAAGGCCCTGAAGCAGTTTGCCCAGCTGGTGGATAACAAGGTGTTCCTGCTGACCTTTATCCATACTCTGGAGCTCCAGCGCTCCTTCTCCATGCGTGACCGCGGCTACGTGGCCTCACTCATCATGACTGCGCTGCAGGGCCGTCTGGAGTACGCCACCGACGTGCTCAAACACCTCCTCTCTGACCTCATCGAGCGCAACATGGAGAGCAAGAACCACCCCAAACTACTGCTGCGCAG AACTGAGTCAGTTGCAGAGAAGATGCTGACAAATTGGTTTGCCTTCCTACTTCACAAATTCCTTAAG GAGTGTGCAGGTGAGCCTCTCTTCATGCTGTACTGTGCCATCAAGCAGCAGATGGAGAAGGGACCTATAGACTGCATCACCGGGGAGGCGCGCTACTCCCTCAGTGAAGACAAACTCATCCGCCAACAGATTGAATACAAGACCCTG ACTCTGAGCTGTGTAAACCCAGACAATGAGAACAGCCCTGAGATCCCTGTCAAGGCGCTCAATTGTGACACCATCACCCAGGTGAAGGAGAAGATCCTGGATGCTGTCTGTAGGAACATGCACTTCTCCCAGAGGCCCCGCGCTGCAGACATGGACCTAG AATGGCGCCAGGGGAGGTCGGCACGTGTGGTCCTGCAGGATGAAGACATCACCACTAAGATTGAAGGCGATTGGAAAAGACTCAACACCCTCATGCACTACCAG GTGTCAGACCGCTGTGTGGTGGCCCTGGTGCCCAAGCAGATGTCCTCTCACAACCTGCCCTCCTCAGCCAGCTTCCCACGCAGCATTAGCCGATacg ATGTACCGTTCCGCTCCAACCCCACCAGCCCTGACAGCCCTCACTCCCGCATGCCCATGCTCACCCCGGACATGGAGAGTGGGGTGAAGGTGTGGCACCTGGTCAAGAACCACGACCACGGGGACCAGAAGGAGGGCGAACGCGGCTCCAAGATGGTGTCAGAAATCtacctgaccaggctactggcTACTAAG GGTACGCTGCAGAAGTTTGTCGATGACCTGTTTGAGACTTTGTTCAGCACCGTCTGCTGGGGCAGTGCTCTGCCACTCGCCATCAAGTACATGTTTGACTTCCTGGACGAGCAGGCTGACAAGCATGGCATCCATGACATGGATGTTCGCCACACATGGAAAAGCAACTG CCTGCCTCTGCGCTTCTGGGTGAATGTGATCAAGAACCCTCAGTTTGTGTTTGACATCCACAAGAGCAGCATCACagatgcctgtctgtctgttgtggcgCAGACCTTCATGGACTCCTGCTCTACCTCAGAGCATCGCCTGGGCAAGGACTCCCCCTCCACCAAGCTACTCTACGCCAAGGACATCCCCCACTACAAGAGCTGGGTAGAGag gtACTACGCAGACATAAACCGCTTGCCTGCCATCAGCGACCAGGACATGAATGCCTACCTGGCCGAGCAGGCCCGCCTTCACTCCAATGAGTTCAATGTGCTCAGTGCCCTTCACGAGATCTACGCCTACGTCAGCAAGTACAGCCAAGAG atCATTGAGGCCCTGGAGCAGGATGAGCAGGCCCAGAAGCAGCGGCTGGCCTACAAGTTGGAGCAGATCATCGCAGCCATGTCTGTGGAGAGctga